The genome window GAGCTGATCAACAACCGCGAGTTCGGGCTGCTGCACAACGCCGACTTCAAGCAACGCATCCAACCCCGCTCGGGCCCGCCGACCCCGGACGACATGGACGATCTCCTCTGCCGGCGACGCGGCACCAAACTGTTCCTCGCCCATCCCAGGACCATCGCCGCCATCGGACGTGGCTTCAACGCCCACGGTCTCTACCCCGACCATGTCGACCTCGGCGGGCAGTCCGTCCCCGCGTGGCGCGGGGTCCCCATCCTGCCGTGCAACAAGATCCCGATCAGCAAGGAACAGACCAGTTCCATCATCGCGATGCGCACGGGCGAGAAGAACCAGGGCGTCATCGGCCTGTGGCGGACCGGGCTGCTGGACGAGTACGAAGACGGCCTCTCCGTGCGCTTCATGGGCATCAACGAACAGGCGATCATCTCCTACCTCGTCAGCACCTACTACTCCGCCGCGGTGCTCCTGCCCGACGCCCTCGGCGTGATGGAGAACGTCCAGATCGCCCCCGCCCCGCGCTGACGGGCCTACGCGCTGACGGGCCTTCGGGCTGACGCGCCTACGGGCTTACGGGCTTACGGGCTTACGGGCTTACGGGCTTACGGGCTTACGGGCTTACGGGCTTACGGGCTTACGGGCTTACGGGCTTACGGGCTTACGGGCTTACGGCCTGATCCGCCGCGCGCACGGCGAAGCATCCACCCCACCGCAGCAATACGGCGGAGCACCCGCCCCACCGCAGCAAGGAGCTACCGATGCCCGACTCCGGGCCCCTCGGGTCCTCACCCCCTGAGCAGCGGCCGACGCCGCACACGGCCCTGCCGGACGCCCCCGCGCCGGTGATCCCGGACCTCCCGGTCGCACCGATCGCCTCCGGCTTTCTGGCAGCACTGCATCCGGCGGTCATGACGCCCGGTCCGCCACCGGCTCCCGCCCCCGCACCGGCGCCTGCACCCGCACCCGCACCCGCCAAGAGCACCGGCACCGCCGTACGGGAATCGGCGGACGCACCCGCACCCGACTCCGCGCTTCAGGGAATCCTGCGCGGGTCGACCGGGCTGGGCATGACCGCGCTCGCCCTGGCCGACCGGTACAGGGCCGCGCTGCCGGCGCCGGAGTCCCCGGCACCCGTTCCGCCCGCCGAGGGGCGAGCCGTTCCCGGTCTGTATCACCACCCCGTCCCGGAGCCCGACCCGGTGCGTGTCGAAGAGGTGAGCCGCCGGATCAAGCGCTGGGCCGAGGACGAGGTCCAGCTCTATCCGGAGGAGTGGGAGGGGCAGTTCGACGGCTTCTCCGTCGGCCGTTACATGGTCGCCTGCCACCCCGACGCCCCCACGGTCGACCATCTGATGCTGGCCACCCGGCTGATGGTCGCGGAGAACGCGGTGGACGACTGCTACTGCGAGGACCACGGCGGGTCACCCGTCGGTCTCGGCGGACGCCTCCTGCTCGCGCACACCGCGCTCGATCACGTCCACAGCACGGCGGAGTACGCACCGGCGTGGCAGGAGTCGCTCGGATCGGACGCCCCGCGTCGGGCGTACCGCAGCGCGATGGACTACTTCGTCCGGGCGACCACACCCTCCCAGGCGGATCGGTACCGGCATGACATGGCCCGTCTGCACATGGGCTATCTCGCCGAGGCCGCGTGGGCGCAGACCGGTCATGTGCCGGAGGTGTGGGAGTACCTGGCGATGCGTCAGTTCAACAACTTCCGCCCCTGTCCCACGATCACCGACGCCGTCGGCGGCTACGAACTGCCGGCGGACGCGCACGCCCGGCCGGACATGCAGCGGGTCATCGCCCTCGCGGGCAACGCGACGACCATCGTCAACGACCTGTACTCGTACACCAAGGAACTCGACAGCCCCGGCCTCCATCTGAACCTGCCGGTGGTGATCGCGAAGCGCGAGCAGCTGTCCGAGCGCGACGCCTATCTCAAGGCCGTCGAGGTCCACAACGAACTCCAGCACGCCTTCGAGGCCGCCGCGGCCGAGCTGGCGCGGGCCTGCCCGCTGCCCACCGTGCTGCGGTTCCTCAGGGGCGTGGCCGCCTGGGTCGACGGCAACCACGACTGGCACCGCACCAATACCTTCCGCTACACCCTGCCCGATTTCTGGTAAAGAACGGATACTTTCTGTGATCACTGAGACCACTGCCACGTCCGCCGCCCTGTCCGCCACCGCGTCCGCCGCCACGTCCGCCGTCACCGCGAAGATCCCGGCTCCGGCGTCGCCGTACCAGGGGGACATCGCCCGCTACTGGAACAACGAGGCGCGGCCCGTCAACCTGCGCCTCGGTGACGTGGACGGGCTCTACCACCATCACTACGGCATCGGCGCCGTGGACCACGCCGCGCTCGGCGACCCGGCGCACAGCGAGTACGAGAAGAAGCTCATCGCGGAGCTGCACCGGCTGGAGTCGGCGCAGGCGGAGTTCCTCCTGGACCACCTCGGCGGCGTCGGTGCGGACGACACCCTCGTCGACGCCGGCTGCGGGCGCGGCGGCTCCATGGTGATGGCTCACCAGCGCTTCGGCAGCAGGGTCGAGGGGGTCACCCTGTCCGCCACCCAGGCCGACTTCGGCAACAACCGGGCGCGGGAACTCCGTATCGACGACCGTGTCCGTTCCCGTGTGTGCAACATGCTCGACACGCCGTTCGACAAGGGCAGCGTCGCGGCCTCGTGGAACAACGAGTCGACCATGTACGTCGACCTTCACGACCTGTTCGCGGAGCACTCGCGTTTCCTGAAGCCGGGCGGCCGGTACGTGACCATCACCGGCTGCTGGAACCCCCGTTACGGCCAGCCGTCGAAGTGGGTCTCCCAGATCAACGCGCACTTCGAGTGCAACATCCACTCCCGCCGCGAGTATCTGCGCGCCATGGCCGACAACCGGCTCGTGCCGCACACCATCGTGGACCTCACCTCGGACACCCTGCCGTACTGGGAGTTGCGGGCGACGTCCTCGCTGGTCACCGGAATCGAGGAGGCGTTCATCGAGTCCTACCGGGACGGCTCCTTCCAGTACGTCCTGATCGCGGCCGACCGCGTGTGAGCCCGCTCTCGCGGGGCCGGGCCGCCGTTCAGGGGTCCGGCCCCGCGAGTCGTGGTGACGGCTGATCACAGTCGGGCCGCGATGCGATCCCGTGCGGTGCCGAACCGGTCATTCCGTGGTGCAGTCTTGCCATGGCCTCACCGCCCGAGGACGACCAGGACACTCCGGCGCCTCCCCAGACCCGTGAACGCCCCTCCCTGCTCATGGACATCGCGGTCGCCCTGCTGTTCCTGGCCGCGGACGTCATCATCGTCGTGGTCGCCACGATGCTGTTGGTGATGATCGGCATGGGCACCGCTCAGCCACCGGACTCTTCCTCAACCGCGCGCTCCCGCGATGTCCCCGTCCTGATGTGGCTCGCCGTCTGGGGCATTCCGGCCCTGGCGGCGACCCATGCGGTCGTGCACGGCCTCCTGAGGATGCCGGTCACCGCCGTCATCCAGAGCCTGTTCGCGCTCACCTGCACGCTCCTGGCCGTGGCGTGGACGCGCATGCTGCTGTCGTGACGCGGTCGTGTCGAAGACGCCGAGGACGAGGACGAGGACGAGGACGGTGGCAACGAGGCCAGTCGCTACGAGGACGGTCGCGGGGGCCTTCGCTTCCGGTGGTCAGGACGGCTGGACCTCGTCGAAGAGGGCGAGGGCCTGGGAGGGGTCCGGGCTCACCAGGCGTTCCAGGCCTGCCGTGGTGATTTTCGCCCACCTCGCGGCGCGTGCCCAC of Streptomyces phaeolivaceus contains these proteins:
- a CDS encoding family 2 encapsulin nanocompartment cargo protein terpene cyclase; amino-acid sequence: MPDSGPLGSSPPEQRPTPHTALPDAPAPVIPDLPVAPIASGFLAALHPAVMTPGPPPAPAPAPAPAPAPAPAKSTGTAVRESADAPAPDSALQGILRGSTGLGMTALALADRYRAALPAPESPAPVPPAEGRAVPGLYHHPVPEPDPVRVEEVSRRIKRWAEDEVQLYPEEWEGQFDGFSVGRYMVACHPDAPTVDHLMLATRLMVAENAVDDCYCEDHGGSPVGLGGRLLLAHTALDHVHSTAEYAPAWQESLGSDAPRRAYRSAMDYFVRATTPSQADRYRHDMARLHMGYLAEAAWAQTGHVPEVWEYLAMRQFNNFRPCPTITDAVGGYELPADAHARPDMQRVIALAGNATTIVNDLYSYTKELDSPGLHLNLPVVIAKREQLSERDAYLKAVEVHNELQHAFEAAAAELARACPLPTVLRFLRGVAAWVDGNHDWHRTNTFRYTLPDFW
- a CDS encoding geranyl diphosphate 2-C-methyltransferase, which translates into the protein MSATASAATSAVTAKIPAPASPYQGDIARYWNNEARPVNLRLGDVDGLYHHHYGIGAVDHAALGDPAHSEYEKKLIAELHRLESAQAEFLLDHLGGVGADDTLVDAGCGRGGSMVMAHQRFGSRVEGVTLSATQADFGNNRARELRIDDRVRSRVCNMLDTPFDKGSVAASWNNESTMYVDLHDLFAEHSRFLKPGGRYVTITGCWNPRYGQPSKWVSQINAHFECNIHSRREYLRAMADNRLVPHTIVDLTSDTLPYWELRATSSLVTGIEEAFIESYRDGSFQYVLIAADRV